A stretch of the Streptomyces venezuelae genome encodes the following:
- a CDS encoding helix-turn-helix domain-containing protein produces MAPGHVAYGLRAQYGLLVAPETVMAWEAGDVPPSSAELTALAGVLWCSPGELLAEPVTLREHRMARGLAPEELSRRIGLETNSYQKMEDSGRWKGNERQSAALASVLGLTLPQYVAATGRQEELAEVLRNAVTTRWQAYLKPLSKLLPVPKDHLEVVLERLHQDYQSRMVATLSWGGGVGEAGSGDAGREFLAEIVDRFWSLARSTE; encoded by the coding sequence ATGGCACCCGGCCACGTCGCCTATGGGCTGCGCGCCCAGTACGGCCTGCTCGTCGCGCCCGAAACCGTCATGGCCTGGGAGGCCGGCGACGTGCCGCCCTCCTCCGCCGAGCTGACCGCGCTCGCCGGCGTGCTGTGGTGTTCCCCCGGAGAGCTGCTCGCCGAGCCGGTGACCTTGCGGGAGCACCGCATGGCCCGCGGGCTCGCCCCCGAGGAACTGTCCCGGCGGATCGGGCTGGAGACGAACTCCTACCAGAAGATGGAGGACTCGGGCCGGTGGAAGGGCAATGAGCGGCAGTCCGCCGCCCTGGCCTCGGTGCTCGGGCTGACGCTGCCGCAGTACGTGGCCGCGACCGGCCGGCAGGAGGAGCTGGCCGAGGTGCTCCGCAATGCGGTGACCACCCGCTGGCAGGCCTATCTCAAGCCGCTGTCCAAGCTGCTGCCGGTACCGAAGGACCACCTGGAGGTGGTGCTCGAACGGCTGCACCAGGACTACCAGTCCAGGATGGTGGCCACCCTCAGCTGGGGCGGTGGCGTGGGCGAGGCCGGCAGCGGGGACGCCGGCCGGGAGTTCCTCGCGGAGATCGTGGACCGGTTCTGGTCGCTGGCCCGGAGTACGGAGTAG
- the treS gene encoding maltose alpha-D-glucosyltransferase, with protein sequence MMINDPVHDTFEDTPAKDRDPDWFKRAVFYEVLVRSFHDSNGDGVGDLKGLTAKLDYLQWLGIDCLWLPPFFASPLRDGGYDVSDYTSVLPEFGDLADFVEFVDAAHQRGMRVIIDFVMNHTSDQHEWFQQSRTDPDGPYGDYYMWADNDKQYQDARIIFIDTETSNWTYDPVRKQYYWHRFFSHQPDLNYENPAVVEEIVSALRFWLDLGIDGFRLDAVPYLYAEEGTNCENLPRTHELLKRVRAEIDAHYPDTVLLAEANQWPEDVVDYFGDYARGGDECHMAFHFPVMPRIFMAVRRESRYPVSEILAKTPEIPARCQWGIFLRNHDELTLEMVTDEERDYMYAEYAKDPRMRANIGIRRRLAPLLDNDRHQIELFTALLLSLPGSPILYYGDEIGMGDNIWLGDRDGVRTPMQWTPDRNAGFSSCDPGRLNLPVIMDPVYGYQVTNVEAAMSSPSSLLHWTRRLIEVRKANPAFGLGSYTELPSSNPAVLAFLREYGDDLVLCVHNFSRFAQPTELDLRSFNGRVPVELTGDVRFPPIGEWPYLLTLAGHGFYWFRLRGE encoded by the coding sequence ATGATGATCAACGATCCCGTCCACGACACCTTCGAGGACACCCCCGCCAAGGACCGCGACCCCGACTGGTTCAAGCGGGCGGTCTTCTACGAGGTCCTCGTCCGCTCCTTCCACGACAGCAACGGGGACGGGGTGGGCGACCTCAAGGGGCTCACGGCCAAACTGGACTACCTCCAGTGGCTCGGCATCGACTGCCTCTGGCTGCCGCCGTTCTTCGCCTCACCCCTGCGGGACGGCGGCTACGACGTCTCCGACTACACCTCCGTCCTGCCCGAGTTCGGGGACCTCGCCGACTTCGTCGAATTCGTGGACGCCGCCCACCAGCGCGGCATGCGGGTGATCATCGACTTCGTCATGAACCACACGAGCGATCAGCACGAGTGGTTCCAGCAGTCCCGCACCGACCCGGACGGGCCGTACGGCGACTACTACATGTGGGCCGACAACGACAAGCAGTACCAGGACGCCCGGATCATCTTCATCGACACCGAGACCTCGAACTGGACGTACGACCCGGTCCGCAAGCAGTACTACTGGCACCGGTTCTTCTCCCACCAGCCGGACCTCAACTACGAGAACCCGGCGGTGGTCGAGGAGATCGTCTCCGCCCTCCGGTTCTGGCTGGACCTCGGCATCGACGGATTCCGGCTGGACGCGGTCCCGTACCTGTACGCGGAGGAGGGCACCAACTGCGAGAACCTCCCCCGCACCCACGAACTGCTCAAGCGGGTCCGGGCGGAGATCGACGCGCACTACCCCGACACGGTGCTGCTCGCCGAGGCCAACCAGTGGCCCGAGGACGTGGTCGACTACTTCGGGGACTACGCCAGGGGCGGGGACGAATGCCACATGGCGTTCCACTTCCCGGTGATGCCGCGCATCTTCATGGCGGTGCGAAGAGAGAGCCGGTACCCCGTCTCCGAGATCCTCGCCAAGACGCCGGAGATCCCGGCACGCTGTCAGTGGGGCATCTTCCTCCGCAATCACGACGAGCTGACCCTCGAAATGGTCACGGACGAAGAGCGCGACTACATGTACGCCGAATACGCCAAGGACCCCCGGATGCGGGCCAACATCGGCATCCGGCGCCGGCTCGCCCCGCTGCTCGACAACGACCGGCACCAGATCGAGCTGTTCACGGCCCTGCTGCTGTCCCTGCCCGGATCGCCGATCCTCTACTACGGCGACGAGATCGGCATGGGCGACAACATCTGGCTGGGCGACCGGGACGGCGTCCGCACCCCGATGCAGTGGACCCCGGACCGCAACGCCGGTTTCTCCTCCTGCGATCCGGGCAGGCTCAATCTGCCGGTCATCATGGACCCGGTCTACGGGTACCAGGTCACCAATGTCGAGGCCGCGATGTCCTCGCCCTCCTCACTGCTGCACTGGACCCGCCGGCTCATCGAGGTCCGCAAGGCCAACCCGGCCTTCGGCCTCGGTTCGTACACCGAACTGCCCTCGTCCAACCCGGCGGTGCTCGCCTTCCTGCGCGAGTACGGGGACGACCTCGTGCTGTGCGTGCACAATTTCTCCCGGTTCGCGCAGCCGACCGAGCTGGACCTGCGGTCCTTCAACGGGCGGGTCCCGGTAGAGCTCACGGGTGACGTGCGCTTCCCGCCGATCGGCGAGTGGCCGTACCTGCTGACCCTGGCGGGTCACGGTTTCTACTGGTTCCGCCTGCGCGGGGAGTAG
- a CDS encoding maltokinase N-terminal cap-like domain-containing protein, whose protein sequence is MSEAASARSRRQGGHGRLAADRLGPLEPMLRAWLPRQRWFAGKGREIGRVHLVSAADLLPPRVVPGLLHLLVDVEADGATSCYQLLLGVRPALPPALAPALIGRAEEGPYAGQFVYEGLGDPRLASLLLERLRAPGTLGPLRFDRDRTALIPAALAPRPISGEQTNSSLIYGDSYILKVFRRVGPGVNPDLELPRALAAAGCARVPAPVAWYEAELPGAESLTLGVLQPYLRGSDDGWQLALRRLAAGDGFTAEAHALGRATAEVHSALAEALPTVALDPERTARLAAGMTARLAATVREVPALRPFEAGLQAAFDALGSSRGLAVPAQRIHGDLHLGQTLRTTDGSWSLIDFEGEPARPLAERRRPEPAVRDIAGMLRSFDYAARSHQPFAPDWSDGCRAAFCEGYARTTGRDPREDPVLLRAYETDKAVYEARYESRHRPDWLHVPMAAIRRLSARERPLAKRAPAPSSHPRPQPPRRPHS, encoded by the coding sequence ATGTCGGAGGCTGCATCCGCCCGGAGCCGACGCCAGGGCGGCCACGGCCGCCTCGCGGCCGACCGGCTCGGCCCGCTGGAGCCCATGCTCCGCGCCTGGCTGCCCCGGCAGCGCTGGTTCGCCGGCAAAGGGCGCGAGATCGGCCGGGTCCACCTCGTCTCGGCGGCGGACCTGCTGCCGCCCCGCGTGGTGCCCGGACTGCTGCACCTGCTCGTGGACGTGGAGGCCGACGGCGCCACCTCCTGCTACCAGCTGCTGCTCGGGGTCCGCCCCGCCCTGCCGCCGGCCCTCGCCCCCGCGCTGATCGGGCGGGCGGAGGAGGGACCGTACGCCGGCCAGTTCGTGTACGAGGGGCTGGGCGATCCCCGGCTCGCCTCGCTGCTGCTGGAACGGCTGCGCGCCCCCGGCACCCTCGGCCCGCTCCGCTTCGACCGGGACCGCACGGCCCTGATCCCGGCCGCCCTGGCCCCCCGGCCGATCTCCGGGGAACAGACCAACTCCTCGCTGATCTACGGGGATTCGTACATCCTCAAGGTGTTCAGACGAGTCGGTCCCGGGGTCAACCCGGACCTGGAGCTGCCCCGGGCCCTGGCCGCCGCGGGCTGCGCCCGGGTACCGGCCCCGGTCGCCTGGTACGAGGCGGAGCTGCCCGGTGCCGAATCGCTCACTCTGGGCGTGCTCCAGCCCTATCTGCGGGGCTCCGACGACGGCTGGCAGCTGGCCCTGCGCCGGCTGGCCGCCGGCGACGGCTTCACCGCCGAGGCCCACGCCCTGGGCCGGGCCACCGCCGAGGTGCACAGCGCCCTCGCCGAAGCCCTGCCGACGGTGGCCCTGGACCCGGAGCGGACGGCCCGGCTGGCCGCCGGGATGACCGCCCGGCTGGCCGCCACGGTCCGCGAGGTGCCGGCCCTGCGCCCCTTCGAGGCGGGGCTGCAGGCGGCCTTCGACGCCCTGGGCTCCTCCCGCGGGCTGGCCGTGCCGGCCCAGCGCATCCACGGGGACCTGCACCTGGGCCAGACCCTGCGCACCACGGACGGCAGCTGGTCGCTGATCGACTTCGAGGGCGAGCCCGCCCGGCCGCTGGCCGAGCGCCGCCGCCCCGAGCCGGCCGTCCGCGACATCGCCGGCATGCTGCGCAGCTTCGACTACGCCGCCCGCTCCCACCAGCCGTTCGCCCCGGACTGGTCCGACGGCTGCCGGGCCGCCTTCTGCGAGGGGTACGCCCGGACCACCGGCCGCGACCCCCGCGAGGACCCGGTGCTGCTCCGCGCGTACGAGACCGACAAGGCCGTCTACGAGGCCCGGTACGAGTCCCGGCACCGCCCGGACTGGCTGCACGTCCCGATGGCGGCCATCCGCCGCCTCTCCGCCCGTGAGCGCCCCCTCGCCAAGCGGGCGCCCGCACCTTCCTCCCACCCCCGCCCGCAGCCGCCTAGGAGGCCGCACTCGTGA
- the glgP gene encoding alpha-glucan family phosphorylase produces the protein MKAIRRFTVRPVLPEALLPLASLARNLRWSWHAETRELFHSVDPEGWQDAGGDPVRLLAAVSDHRLQELTRDRRFLRRLAAAAAELDDYLSGERWYQSQQAPRAAGELPAAVAYFSPEFGITAALPQYSGGLGILAGDHLKAASDLGVPLIGVGLLYRHGYFRQSLSREGWQQEHYPVLDPNELPVSLLRDHDGAPARISLTLPGGRSLHAHIWQARVGRVPLLLLDSDVEDNDAGAREVTDRLYGGGSDHRLLQEMLLGIGGVRAVRTYCRITGHPAPEVFHTNEGHAGFLGLERIRELAGEHGLGFDAAVEAVRAGTVFTTHTPVPAGIDRFERSLVARHFGEGGELDGVPVDRILGLGAETYPGGDPGVFNMAVMGLRLAQRANGVSTLHGAVSREMFAGLWPGFDPADVPITSVTNGVHAPTWVAPEVMRLGARQIGAGRTEDALSVGGSQRWDAVADIPDQDIWELRRALREQLVQEVRDRLRASWRQRGAGAAELGWVDSVLDPDVLTIGFARRVPSYKRLTLMLRDPERLRRLLLDPERPVQIVVAGKAHPADDGGKRLVQELVRFADDPQVRHRIVFLPDYGMAMAQKLYPGCDVWLNNPLRPLEACGTSGMKAALNGCLNLSVLDGWWDEWFEPDFGWAIPTADDGTDEERRDDLEAVALYELIERRVAPRFYDRSGPGQLPSRWIEMVRRTLVSLGPKVLAGRMVREYVERLYAPAALAHRALTAEAARDLAAWKSRVREVWPRVSVGHVEALATTPVNGTAELGATLTLRVQADLATLSPEEVEVQAVAGRVDAHDVIADARTFPLKPAAGPDLEGRWLYEGPLALDRTGPFGYTVRILPAHPLLATPAELGLLAAPSEAAGAAEGGVLPLR, from the coding sequence GTGAAGGCTATCCGTCGATTCACCGTGCGCCCCGTCCTTCCGGAAGCCCTGCTTCCGCTCGCCTCGCTCGCGCGCAACCTGCGCTGGTCGTGGCATGCCGAGACCCGAGAACTCTTCCACAGCGTCGATCCCGAGGGCTGGCAGGACGCCGGCGGGGATCCCGTCCGACTTCTCGCGGCCGTTTCCGACCACCGTCTGCAAGAACTGACCCGGGACCGGAGGTTCCTGCGGCGGCTCGCCGCAGCCGCCGCCGAGCTCGACGACTACCTGAGCGGCGAGAGGTGGTACCAGTCGCAGCAGGCGCCCCGGGCCGCCGGGGAGCTCCCCGCCGCCGTCGCCTACTTCTCACCCGAATTCGGCATCACCGCCGCCCTCCCGCAGTACTCCGGCGGCCTCGGCATCCTCGCCGGGGACCACCTCAAGGCCGCCAGCGACCTCGGCGTCCCCCTCATCGGAGTCGGCCTGCTCTACCGGCACGGCTACTTCCGCCAGTCCCTCTCCCGGGAGGGCTGGCAGCAGGAGCACTACCCGGTGCTCGACCCGAACGAGCTGCCCGTCTCCCTCCTCCGCGACCACGACGGCGCCCCCGCCCGGATCTCGCTCACCCTCCCCGGCGGGCGGTCGCTGCACGCCCACATCTGGCAGGCCCGGGTCGGCCGGGTCCCGCTGCTGCTCCTCGACTCCGATGTCGAGGACAACGACGCCGGCGCCCGGGAGGTGACCGACCGGCTCTACGGCGGCGGCAGCGACCACCGGCTGCTCCAGGAAATGCTGCTCGGCATCGGCGGCGTCCGGGCCGTACGGACCTACTGCCGGATCACCGGCCACCCCGCACCCGAGGTGTTCCACACCAACGAGGGGCACGCCGGGTTCCTCGGACTCGAACGCATAAGGGAACTGGCCGGGGAACACGGCCTCGGGTTCGACGCCGCCGTCGAGGCGGTCCGCGCCGGAACCGTGTTCACCACCCACACCCCGGTGCCCGCCGGCATCGACCGGTTCGAACGCTCGCTCGTCGCACGGCACTTCGGCGAGGGCGGCGAACTGGACGGGGTACCCGTGGACCGGATCCTCGGGCTGGGCGCCGAGACCTACCCCGGCGGCGACCCCGGCGTGTTCAACATGGCCGTGATGGGACTTCGGCTCGCCCAGCGCGCCAACGGGGTCTCCACCCTGCACGGGGCCGTGTCCCGCGAGATGTTCGCGGGCCTGTGGCCCGGATTCGACCCCGCGGACGTGCCCATCACCTCCGTCACCAACGGCGTGCACGCCCCGACCTGGGTGGCGCCCGAGGTGATGCGGCTCGGGGCCCGGCAGATCGGGGCCGGCCGGACCGAGGACGCCCTGTCCGTCGGCGGGTCCCAGCGCTGGGACGCCGTCGCCGACATCCCCGACCAGGACATCTGGGAACTCCGCCGGGCGCTGCGCGAACAGCTCGTCCAGGAGGTGCGCGACCGGCTGCGGGCCTCCTGGCGGCAGCGCGGCGCCGGAGCCGCCGAGCTCGGCTGGGTGGACTCGGTGCTCGACCCCGACGTGCTCACCATCGGCTTCGCGCGCAGGGTGCCCTCGTACAAGCGGCTCACCCTGATGCTCCGCGACCCCGAGCGGCTGCGCAGGCTGTTGCTCGACCCCGAACGACCGGTGCAGATCGTGGTGGCCGGCAAGGCGCATCCCGCCGACGACGGCGGCAAGCGCCTCGTCCAGGAACTGGTGCGGTTCGCCGACGACCCGCAGGTCCGGCACCGGATCGTGTTCCTGCCCGACTACGGCATGGCCATGGCGCAGAAGCTCTACCCGGGCTGCGACGTCTGGCTCAACAACCCGCTGCGGCCCCTGGAGGCCTGCGGCACCAGCGGGATGAAGGCCGCGCTCAACGGCTGCCTCAACCTGTCCGTACTGGACGGCTGGTGGGACGAATGGTTCGAGCCGGACTTCGGCTGGGCCATTCCCACCGCCGACGACGGCACCGACGAGGAGCGGCGCGACGACCTGGAGGCGGTGGCCCTCTACGAGCTGATCGAGCGCCGGGTGGCACCCCGCTTCTACGACCGGTCGGGCCCCGGCCAGCTGCCCTCGCGGTGGATCGAGATGGTCCGGCGGACCCTGGTCTCGCTCGGCCCCAAGGTGCTCGCCGGGCGGATGGTCCGGGAGTACGTCGAACGGCTCTACGCACCCGCCGCGCTGGCCCACCGGGCCCTCACCGCGGAGGCCGCCCGGGACCTCGCCGCCTGGAAGAGCCGGGTGCGCGAGGTGTGGCCGCGGGTGTCCGTCGGCCATGTGGAGGCGCTCGCCACCACTCCGGTCAACGGCACCGCCGAACTGGGCGCCACGCTCACCCTGCGGGTACAGGCGGACCTCGCCACCCTGAGCCCCGAGGAGGTGGAGGTCCAGGCCGTCGCCGGACGGGTGGACGCCCACGACGTGATCGCGGACGCCCGCACCTTCCCGCTGAAGCCGGCCGCCGGCCCGGACCTGGAGGGCCGCTGGCTGTACGAGGGGCCGCTCGCCCTGGACCGCACCGGGCCCTTCGGCTACACCGTGCGCATCCTGCCCGCCCACCCGCTGCTGGCGACCCCGGCCGAACTGGGGCTGCTCGCCGCCCCGTCCGAGGCGGCCGGCGCGGCGGAGGGAGGCGTGCTCCCGCTGCGCTGA
- the glgB gene encoding 1,4-alpha-glucan branching enzyme, with amino-acid sequence MSAARQPSPPSPPALEESPVRESPVRKKPRTPRARRAPAHGVRPAPALAAAERARLLEGRHHDPHGVLGARTLRGGVAIRALRPHARTVTIVAKGLRAELHDDGDGLFSGLLPLTEVPDYRLLVGYEGDEIEVHDPYRFLPALGELDLHLIGEGRHEELWTALGAVPMEHQGVAGTRFTVWAPNAQGVRVTGDFSYWNAVAHPMRSLGASGVWELFLPGVGAGALYKFDIAGPDGGHTLRADPMARQAEVPPATASVVTESSYVWQDAEWMARRGERPPHQAPFSVYEVHLGSWRPGLTYRQLAAQLPGYVRELGFTHVELMPVAEHPFGGSWGYQVTGFYAPTSRMGSPDDFRFLVDALHAAGIGVIVDWVPAHFPRDSWALAEFDGRPLYEHQDPRRSAHPDWGTLEFDYGRKEVRNFLVANAVYWGQEFHVDGIRVDAVASMLYLDYSRNEGEWVPNEHGGRENWDAVRFLQEMNATVYRRCPGVVTIAEESTAWDGVTRPTDTGGLGFGLKWNMGWMHDTLRYMSKEPVHRKYHHHDMTFGMVYAYSENYVLPISHDEVVHGKQALVSKMPGDWWQQRACHRAYLGYMWAHPGKQLLFMGQEFAQGAEWSEAHGPDWWLLDSSYSAAGDHHGVRTLVGDLNREYAGTPALWERDSMPDGFAWVEADAAEDNVFAFLRYAADGTPLLAVCNFSPVIRHGYRVGVPADVPAWREVLNTDDRRYGGSGVRVGGPGGAPVLPERVPAHGRAASLRLTVPPLATVWLRP; translated from the coding sequence GTGAGCGCCGCCCGTCAGCCGTCGCCGCCGTCCCCGCCCGCCCTCGAGGAGAGCCCGGTACGGGAGAGTCCCGTACGGAAGAAGCCCCGCACGCCCCGCGCCCGCCGGGCGCCCGCGCACGGGGTACGGCCCGCACCCGCACTCGCGGCGGCGGAGCGGGCCCGGCTCCTGGAGGGCCGGCACCACGACCCGCACGGTGTGCTGGGTGCCCGCACCCTGCGCGGGGGGGTGGCGATCCGGGCACTGCGCCCGCACGCCAGGACGGTGACCATCGTCGCCAAGGGCCTGCGGGCCGAGCTGCACGACGACGGGGACGGGCTGTTCTCCGGGCTGCTGCCGCTCACCGAGGTGCCGGACTACCGGCTGCTGGTGGGCTACGAGGGCGATGAGATCGAGGTGCATGACCCGTACCGGTTTTTGCCCGCCCTCGGGGAGCTGGACCTGCACCTGATCGGCGAGGGCCGGCACGAGGAACTGTGGACCGCGCTGGGCGCCGTGCCGATGGAGCACCAGGGGGTGGCCGGCACCCGGTTCACGGTGTGGGCGCCGAACGCCCAGGGGGTGCGGGTCACCGGGGACTTCTCGTACTGGAACGCGGTGGCCCATCCGATGCGTTCGCTGGGGGCGAGCGGGGTCTGGGAGCTGTTCCTGCCCGGGGTCGGAGCGGGTGCCTTGTACAAGTTCGACATCGCCGGGCCCGACGGCGGTCACACGCTGCGGGCGGACCCGATGGCCCGGCAGGCCGAGGTCCCGCCGGCCACCGCCTCGGTGGTGACGGAGAGCTCGTACGTCTGGCAGGACGCGGAATGGATGGCCAGACGCGGGGAACGGCCGCCGCACCAGGCGCCGTTCTCGGTGTACGAGGTGCACCTGGGCTCCTGGCGGCCGGGCCTGACCTACCGGCAGCTGGCGGCCCAGCTGCCCGGGTACGTACGGGAGCTCGGCTTCACCCATGTGGAGCTGATGCCGGTGGCCGAGCACCCCTTCGGGGGCTCCTGGGGCTACCAGGTGACCGGGTTCTACGCGCCGACCTCCCGGATGGGCAGCCCGGACGACTTCCGCTTCCTGGTGGACGCGCTGCACGCGGCCGGCATCGGCGTGATCGTCGACTGGGTGCCGGCCCACTTCCCGCGGGACTCCTGGGCGCTGGCCGAGTTCGACGGCCGGCCGCTGTACGAGCACCAGGACCCGAGGCGGTCCGCGCACCCGGACTGGGGCACGCTGGAGTTCGACTACGGCCGCAAGGAGGTCCGCAACTTCCTGGTGGCGAACGCCGTCTACTGGGGCCAGGAGTTCCATGTGGACGGGATCCGGGTGGACGCGGTGGCCTCGATGCTCTACCTGGACTACTCGCGCAACGAGGGCGAGTGGGTGCCGAACGAGCACGGCGGCCGGGAGAACTGGGACGCGGTGCGGTTCCTCCAGGAGATGAACGCCACCGTGTACCGGCGCTGCCCGGGGGTGGTGACCATCGCCGAGGAGTCCACCGCCTGGGACGGGGTGACCCGGCCGACGGACACCGGGGGCCTCGGCTTCGGGCTGAAGTGGAACATGGGCTGGATGCACGACACCCTCCGCTACATGTCGAAGGAGCCGGTGCACCGCAAGTACCACCACCACGACATGACCTTCGGGATGGTCTACGCGTACAGCGAGAACTACGTGCTGCCGATCTCGCACGACGAGGTGGTGCACGGCAAGCAGGCGCTGGTGTCGAAGATGCCCGGGGACTGGTGGCAGCAGCGGGCCTGCCACCGGGCGTACCTGGGGTACATGTGGGCGCATCCGGGCAAGCAGCTGCTGTTCATGGGGCAGGAGTTCGCGCAGGGGGCCGAGTGGTCGGAGGCGCACGGGCCGGACTGGTGGCTGCTGGACTCCTCGTACTCCGCGGCGGGCGACCACCACGGGGTGCGGACCCTGGTCGGGGACCTGAACCGGGAGTACGCGGGGACTCCGGCGCTGTGGGAGCGGGACTCCATGCCGGACGGGTTCGCCTGGGTGGAGGCGGACGCGGCGGAGGACAACGTCTTCGCCTTCCTGCGGTACGCGGCGGACGGCACTCCGCTGCTGGCGGTGTGCAACTTCTCGCCGGTGATCCGGCACGGCTACCGGGTGGGCGTGCCCGCGGACGTGCCGGCCTGGCGGGAGGTGCTGAACACCGACGACCGGCGGTACGGGGGCAGCGGGGTGCGCGTCGGCGGGCCGGGGGGTGCGCCGGTGCTGCCCGAGCGGGTGCCGGCACACGGGCGGGCGGCGAGTCTGCGGCTCACCGTGCCGCCGCTGGCGACGGTCTGGCTGCGTCCCTGA
- a CDS encoding alpha-1,4-glucan--maltose-1-phosphate maltosyltransferase translates to MIGRIPVLDVRPAVDCGARAAKAVVDEVFEISATVFREGHDAVAAHLLLRDPKGRLRTPVPMAELAPGTDRWGARVSADTEGRWTYAVEAWSDPVATWRAHAQIKIPAGIDTELMLLEGAELYERAAARIPKKDGREAVLAAADLMRAEGDPGRRLRAALDPRVDAAFARRPYRELVTASKPVPLLVERKRALFGSWYELFPRSEGAVVEEGKPPVSGTFKTAAERLPAIAAMGFDVVYLPPIHPIGTTFRKGANNSLSADGWDPGVPWAIGSPEGGHDAVHPDLGTLEDFDDFVRRARELRIEVALDFALQCSPDHPWVEKHPEWFRHRADGTIAYAENPPKKYQDIYPVHFDTDMAGIVAETVRVLRHWMDHGVRIFRVDNPHTKPVVFWEKVLGEIGKTDPDVIFLAEAFTRPAMMRALAAVGFQQSYTYFTWRNTKDELTEYLQELSGETASVMRPNFFVNTPDILHEYLQTGGRPAFEVRAVLAATLSPTWGVYAGYELCENTPLREGSEEYLDSEKYQFKPRDWAAADREGRTIAPLITALNRLRRRNPALQQLRDIHFHSTDNDRVIAYSKHCGANSVLVVVNLDPHHTQEATVSLDMPVLGLEWHGSLAVRDELTGETYHWGRANYVRLEPGRTPAHVLTVLRPSPPTGGSPTT, encoded by the coding sequence ATGATCGGTCGCATTCCCGTGCTGGACGTCCGCCCTGCCGTCGACTGCGGTGCCAGAGCCGCCAAGGCGGTCGTGGACGAGGTATTCGAGATCTCCGCCACCGTCTTCCGCGAAGGGCACGACGCGGTGGCCGCCCATCTGCTGCTGCGGGACCCCAAGGGGCGGCTGCGAACGCCCGTCCCGATGGCGGAACTGGCCCCCGGCACCGACCGGTGGGGGGCCCGGGTGTCCGCGGACACCGAGGGGAGGTGGACGTACGCCGTCGAGGCGTGGAGCGATCCGGTCGCGACCTGGCGGGCGCATGCGCAGATCAAGATTCCGGCCGGGATCGACACGGAGCTGATGCTCCTGGAGGGGGCCGAGCTGTACGAGCGGGCCGCCGCCCGGATTCCCAAGAAGGACGGCCGGGAGGCGGTGCTGGCCGCCGCCGACCTGATGCGGGCGGAGGGCGATCCCGGCCGGCGGCTCCGGGCGGCCCTGGACCCCCGGGTGGACGCGGCCTTCGCCCGCCGCCCCTACCGGGAGCTGGTGACCGCCTCCAAGCCGGTGCCCCTGCTGGTCGAGCGGAAGCGCGCGCTGTTCGGGTCCTGGTACGAGCTGTTCCCCCGTTCGGAGGGCGCGGTCGTCGAGGAGGGGAAGCCCCCGGTCAGCGGCACCTTCAAGACCGCCGCCGAGCGGCTGCCCGCGATCGCCGCGATGGGCTTCGACGTGGTCTACCTGCCGCCGATCCACCCGATCGGGACCACCTTCCGCAAGGGGGCCAACAACTCGCTGTCGGCGGACGGTTGGGACCCGGGGGTGCCGTGGGCCATCGGGTCGCCGGAGGGCGGGCACGATGCGGTGCACCCCGATCTGGGCACCCTCGAGGACTTCGACGACTTCGTCCGGCGGGCCCGCGAGCTGCGCATCGAGGTGGCCCTCGACTTCGCCCTCCAGTGCTCCCCGGACCACCCGTGGGTGGAGAAGCACCCGGAGTGGTTCCGGCACCGGGCCGACGGGACCATCGCGTACGCCGAGAACCCGCCGAAGAAGTACCAGGACATCTACCCCGTGCACTTCGACACCGACATGGCCGGCATCGTGGCCGAAACCGTGCGGGTGCTGCGCCACTGGATGGACCACGGGGTCCGCATCTTCCGGGTCGACAATCCGCACACCAAGCCGGTGGTGTTCTGGGAGAAGGTGCTCGGGGAGATCGGGAAGACCGACCCCGACGTGATCTTCCTGGCCGAGGCCTTCACCCGGCCCGCCATGATGCGGGCGCTGGCCGCCGTCGGCTTCCAGCAGTCGTACACCTATTTCACCTGGCGGAACACCAAGGACGAGCTCACCGAGTACCTCCAGGAGCTCTCGGGTGAGACCGCGTCCGTCATGCGGCCCAACTTCTTCGTGAACACGCCGGACATCCTGCACGAGTACCTGCAGACCGGCGGCCGGCCCGCCTTCGAGGTGCGCGCCGTGCTGGCCGCCACGCTGTCACCCACCTGGGGGGTGTACGCGGGCTACGAACTGTGCGAGAACACCCCGCTCCGGGAGGGCAGCGAGGAGTACCTGGACTCCGAGAAGTACCAGTTCAAGCCACGGGACTGGGCAGCCGCCGACCGGGAGGGGCGGACCATCGCCCCGCTGATCACCGCACTGAACCGGCTGCGCCGCCGCAACCCGGCCCTCCAGCAGCTGCGCGACATCCATTTCCACTCGACCGACAACGACCGGGTGATCGCCTATTCCAAGCACTGCGGCGCCAATTCCGTACTGGTGGTCGTCAACCTTGATCCGCACCACACCCAGGAGGCGACGGTCTCGTTGGACATGCCGGTACTCGGCCTCGAATGGCACGGGTCCCTCGCGGTGCGCGACGAGCTCACCGGCGAGACCTACCACTGGGGCAGGGCGAACTACGTGCGTCTGGAGCCGGGCCGAACGCCTGCGCATGTGCTGACCGTCCTGCGACCGTCCCCGCCCACCGGAGGGTCACCCACCACATGA